One segment of Ficedula albicollis isolate OC2 chromosome 2, FicAlb1.5, whole genome shotgun sequence DNA contains the following:
- the C2H8orf46 gene encoding uncharacterized protein C8orf46 homolog, whose amino-acid sequence MHQIYSCSDENLEVFTTVISSKSCSPARRRAKATQHILTKSVVAISDRRPHQGELLHVLYREEEARGGGCLQGGQRGACPAKGTAQHLGVTEQESPKSYNHLLDRKSLIPPSPVAHITVKAVAVTGSPTRDRTSMEDHRQRWRKTTEYDLALPPGAEASLPLTGGNLCGTPSLLRKMWMKHKKKSEYLGATNSAFEAD is encoded by the exons ATGCACCAGATTTACAGCTGCAGCGATGAAAATTTAGAAGTTTTCACCACTGTGATTTCTTCCAAAT CATGTAGTCCTGCCCGAAGACGAGCCAAAGCTACGCAGCACATCCTAACTAAGAGT GTGGTGGCCATATCGGACCGGCGGCCGCACCAGGGCGAGCTCCTGCATGTGCTGTACC GCGAGGAGGAGGCGCGGGGAGGGGGCTgcctgcagggtgggcagcGGGGAGCCTGTCCTGCCaagggcactgcccagcacc TGGGAGTTACTGAGCAAGAGTCACCCAAGTCCTATAATCATCTGTTGGACAGAAAATCTTTG ATTCCTCCATCTCCAGTTGCCCATATCACAGTgaaagctgtggctgtcacGGGCTCGCCCACACGCGACCGCACTTCTATGGAAGA CCACAGGCAACGCTGGAGGAAGACAACAGAGTATGACCTGGCCCTGCCACCAGGAGCAGAAGCTTCCCTACCACTGACAGGAGGCAACCTGTGCGGGACACCCAGCCTCCTGAGGAAGATGTGGATGAAGCACAAGAAGAAGTCAGAGTACCTGGGGGCAACAAACAGTGCCTTTGAGGCGGACTGA